The Elusimicrobiota bacterium sequence CGACAGCGTTCTGACCTACCCCGCTTCATGACCGCCTGGATCTTTTCGACGGAGCCGGGGGTTTACCCTTGGTCCCGGGTGGAAGCCGATGGACGGGCCCGTTGGGACGGCATCCGGGGGCCCCTGGCCCGGCGGTGGCTCCGGGAGATCGCCGTTGGAGACACTATTTGGGGATATCACACCTCGCCAGAAAAAACCCTGGTTTGCCTGGCCCGGGCCGCGGCGGCGGCCGTCCCAGATCCCGCGGATGAAAAATGGCTGGCCATCGATGTGTCGTTTGAGCGCTGGCTCCAAAGGCCCGTTCCATTGGCGGAAATGCGTGCCAGCCCTGCGCTCTC is a genomic window containing:
- a CDS encoding EVE domain-containing protein, producing MTAWIFSTEPGVYPWSRVEADGRARWDGIRGPLARRWLREIAVGDTIWGYHTSPEKTLVCLARAAAAAVPDPADEKWLAIDVSFERWLQRPVPLAEMRASPALSEMPFLRIPRLSVAPVTPLQERALKSLAGEMKKQ